A single genomic interval of Tsukamurella paurometabola harbors:
- a CDS encoding sigma-70 family RNA polymerase sigma factor: MNLTGEELDRAVREAARGDRSALADVLDTIRPLVVRYCRARVGGGERHSLSAEDLAQEVCMAVMTALPRYEDQGRPFMAFVYGIAAHKVADGFRNASRNKSDPVGEIPERASLEGGPESHALATEASRDMARLLSTLPEKQREILILRVVVGMSAEETAEAVGGTAGAVRVAQHRALTKLKNQIAKEGEN, encoded by the coding sequence ATGAATCTGACAGGTGAGGAGCTCGACCGGGCCGTGCGCGAGGCAGCGCGCGGTGACAGGTCCGCGCTCGCAGATGTCCTCGACACCATCCGACCTCTCGTCGTGCGGTACTGCCGCGCGCGGGTCGGGGGCGGCGAGCGGCACTCGCTGTCGGCTGAGGATCTCGCGCAGGAGGTGTGCATGGCTGTGATGACGGCTCTGCCCCGTTACGAAGACCAGGGGCGTCCGTTCATGGCGTTCGTGTACGGCATCGCCGCGCACAAGGTCGCGGACGGCTTCCGGAACGCCTCCCGTAACAAATCCGACCCCGTCGGCGAGATTCCAGAGAGAGCGTCGCTGGAAGGCGGACCCGAGAGCCACGCGCTCGCCACCGAGGCGAGCCGTGACATGGCCCGCCTGCTGAGCACGCTCCCCGAGAAGCAGCGCGAGATCCTGATCCTCCGCGTGGTCGTCGGCATGTCCGCCGAGGAGACCGCGGAGGCCGTGGGCGGTACCGCCGGTGCCGTCCGCGTGGCTCAGCACCGAGCGCTGACCAAGCTGAAGAACCAGATCGCGAAAGAAGGTGAGAACTGA
- a CDS encoding anti-sigma-D factor RsdA, producing the protein MADDNDKRGGNHGRDAHDPERTAAHRLGPPMRPMRPGAPRELGAEDTGFVDRVTDDGAPVDVAAVRRDDDLIEALAAGGAVTTADQTEFALASLLADWRDEIVTTPVPSGPSIDELVAATETGRRGRSARPSRATRPVPPAPAAGGAPSGDEDGDVTPIGDAPSRRGRRFGLVAGAAAAAVAILGGGTVLVNSASPGDGALWSVKEVVFSDAASQTIATSEAKVQLENADRAIDSSNQAEAQAALVSARQQAAKVKNDKDRAALEERIRAAEARAGLPVGSTDLPTSTRPTTPSSPIPPTSPTSTTEPTVTIPTEPTHPTTPTRPTSTRPTTPTTTVTTTTPDPTSTDPTTTTTTTTTTPTTTTTRPRPTATTTTAASTSVLTIVPEEWLPR; encoded by the coding sequence ATGGCCGACGACAACGACAAGCGGGGCGGCAACCACGGGCGCGATGCGCACGACCCCGAGCGCACGGCCGCTCACCGTCTGGGTCCGCCGATGCGCCCGATGCGGCCCGGCGCGCCCCGCGAGCTGGGAGCCGAGGACACCGGCTTCGTGGACCGGGTCACGGACGACGGCGCACCCGTCGACGTGGCCGCGGTCCGCCGCGACGACGACCTGATCGAGGCGCTCGCCGCCGGCGGCGCCGTCACGACCGCGGACCAGACCGAGTTCGCGCTCGCGTCGCTCCTCGCGGACTGGCGCGACGAGATCGTCACCACACCGGTCCCGTCCGGCCCGTCGATCGACGAGCTGGTGGCGGCCACCGAGACGGGGCGCCGCGGCCGCAGCGCCCGCCCGTCGCGGGCGACCCGGCCGGTGCCCCCGGCGCCCGCCGCCGGCGGCGCACCGTCGGGCGACGAGGACGGCGACGTCACCCCCATCGGGGATGCTCCGTCGCGCCGCGGCAGACGCTTCGGTCTCGTGGCCGGCGCGGCCGCCGCGGCAGTGGCGATCCTCGGCGGCGGCACGGTGCTCGTGAACTCGGCGAGTCCGGGCGACGGTGCGCTGTGGAGTGTCAAGGAGGTCGTCTTCTCCGACGCCGCCTCGCAGACCATCGCCACGTCGGAGGCCAAGGTGCAGCTCGAGAACGCGGACCGGGCGATCGACTCCAGCAACCAGGCGGAGGCGCAGGCCGCGCTGGTCAGCGCGCGCCAGCAGGCCGCGAAGGTGAAGAACGACAAGGACCGGGCCGCGCTCGAGGAGCGGATCCGGGCCGCGGAGGCGCGGGCCGGGCTGCCGGTCGGGTCCACCGACCTGCCCACCTCGACGCGGCCGACGACGCCCTCGTCGCCGATCCCGCCCACCTCGCCCACGTCGACCACGGAGCCGACGGTGACGATCCCGACCGAGCCGACGCACCCGACGACGCCGACGCGCCCCACCTCGACGCGGCCGACGACCCCGACGACGACGGTGACGACCACGACGCCCGATCCGACGTCGACGGACCCGACCACCACGACGACCACGACGACGACCACACCGACGACGACCACGACGCGGCCCCGCCCGACGGCCACGACCACGACGGCCGCGTCGACCTCGGTGCTGACGATCGTTCCCGAGGAGTGGCTCCCGCGCTGA
- a CDS encoding DUF5319 domain-containing protein, whose amino-acid sequence MRNNLPPGLPPDPFADDPSDPTAALDSLDPGQPLDPAERLAVEEDLADLSVYEALLAHRGVRGLVICCDDCQEDHYHDWDMLRANLLQLLVDGTVRPHEPAYDPAPDAYVTWDYCRGYADAAMNLANED is encoded by the coding sequence GTGCGCAACAATCTTCCCCCCGGCCTCCCGCCGGACCCGTTCGCCGACGACCCGAGCGACCCGACGGCCGCGCTGGACTCGCTCGACCCCGGTCAGCCGCTCGATCCCGCCGAACGACTCGCCGTCGAGGAGGACCTGGCGGACCTCTCCGTCTACGAGGCGCTGCTCGCGCACCGCGGCGTCCGCGGTCTGGTGATCTGCTGCGACGACTGCCAGGAGGATCACTACCACGATTGGGACATGCTGCGCGCGAACCTGCTGCAGCTGCTGGTCGACGGCACCGTCCGTCCGCACGAGCCCGCCTACGACCCGGCGCCCGACGCCTACGTCACGTGGGACTACTGCCGCGGCTACGCGGACGCGGCGATGAACCTCGCGAACGAGGACTGA
- the guaB gene encoding IMP dehydrogenase, with protein MTRSASSAPASGNVFIGGDDPAKVAMLGLTFDDVLLVPAASDVIPSGVDISTKLTREISLKVPLISSAMDTVTEARMAIAMARNGGMGVLHRNLSIEAQAQQVETVKRSEAGMVTDPVTCSPTNTLREVDEMCARFRISGLPVTDDKGTLVGIITNRDMRFEVDFDRPVAEVMTKAPLITAQEGVTAEAALGLLRRHKIEKLPIVDGSGKLTGLITVKDFVKTEQHPNATKDSDGRLLVGAAVGAGDEAWERAMALRDAGVDVLVVDSAHGHSSGVLNMIEKLKHEIGDDVQLIGGNVATRGGAAALVAAGVDGVKVGVGPGSICTTRVVAGVGAPQITAILEATAACAPAGVPVIADGGLQFSGDVAKALAAGASTAMLGSLLAGTAESPGELILVGGKQFKSYRGMGSLGAMQGRGQGKSYSKDRYFQDDVLSEDKLVPEGIEGRVPFRGPLGSVIHQLTGGLRAAMGYTGSQTIADLNRAQFVQITAAGLKESHPHDITMTVEAPNYTTR; from the coding sequence ATGACGCGCTCCGCCTCTTCCGCGCCCGCATCCGGCAACGTTTTCATCGGGGGCGACGACCCCGCCAAGGTCGCCATGCTCGGTCTCACCTTCGACGACGTCCTCCTCGTTCCCGCCGCCTCCGACGTGATCCCGTCGGGGGTCGACATCTCCACCAAACTCACCCGCGAGATCTCGCTCAAGGTGCCGCTCATCAGCTCGGCGATGGACACCGTGACCGAGGCCCGCATGGCCATCGCGATGGCCCGCAACGGCGGCATGGGCGTGCTGCACCGCAACCTCTCCATCGAGGCGCAGGCGCAGCAGGTCGAGACCGTCAAGCGCTCCGAGGCCGGCATGGTCACCGACCCGGTCACCTGCAGCCCCACCAACACCCTGCGCGAGGTCGACGAGATGTGCGCGCGGTTCCGCATCTCGGGCCTGCCCGTGACCGACGACAAGGGCACGCTGGTCGGCATCATCACCAACCGCGACATGCGGTTCGAGGTCGACTTCGACCGCCCCGTCGCCGAGGTGATGACCAAGGCGCCCCTGATCACCGCGCAGGAGGGCGTCACCGCCGAGGCCGCGCTGGGTCTGCTCCGCCGGCACAAGATCGAGAAGCTGCCCATCGTCGACGGCAGCGGCAAGCTGACCGGGCTCATCACGGTCAAGGACTTCGTCAAGACCGAGCAGCACCCGAACGCCACCAAGGACTCCGACGGCCGCCTGCTGGTCGGTGCCGCCGTCGGCGCGGGCGACGAGGCGTGGGAGCGCGCCATGGCGCTGCGCGACGCTGGCGTCGACGTGCTGGTGGTCGACTCGGCGCACGGCCACTCGAGCGGCGTGCTGAACATGATCGAGAAGCTCAAGCACGAGATCGGCGACGACGTGCAGCTCATCGGCGGCAACGTCGCCACCCGCGGCGGCGCGGCGGCGCTGGTCGCGGCGGGCGTCGACGGCGTCAAGGTGGGCGTCGGCCCCGGCTCCATCTGCACCACCCGCGTGGTCGCCGGTGTCGGCGCCCCGCAGATCACGGCCATCCTCGAGGCGACGGCCGCGTGCGCGCCGGCGGGCGTCCCCGTCATCGCCGACGGCGGCCTCCAGTTCTCGGGCGACGTGGCGAAGGCCCTCGCGGCCGGCGCGTCGACGGCGATGCTCGGCTCGCTGCTCGCAGGCACCGCGGAGTCCCCGGGCGAGCTCATCCTCGTCGGCGGGAAGCAGTTCAAGAGCTACCGCGGCATGGGCAGCCTCGGCGCCATGCAGGGCCGCGGCCAGGGCAAGTCGTACTCCAAGGACCGCTACTTCCAGGACGACGTGCTCTCCGAGGACAAGCTGGTCCCCGAGGGCATCGAGGGCCGCGTGCCCTTCCGCGGTCCGCTCGGCTCGGTGATCCACCAGCTCACCGGCGGCCTCCGCGCGGCCATGGGCTACACCGGCAGCCAGACCATCGCCGACCTCAACCGCGCCCAGTTCGTGCAGATCACCGCAGCGGGTCTGAAAGAATCGCATCCGCACGACATCACGATGACGGTCGAGGCGCCGAACTACACCACGCGCTAG